TCTCATTGCGGTTCTCTTCAGCGTAGTCACCCTCTCCTACTTCCTGAAACTGCAGCGCAAGGCCTTCTTCGGCCTGCTGAAAGAGGAACTCGGCAAGGTCAAAGAAGTCGGGCCGGTCATGGCCGTGCCGATGGCGCTCCTGGCCTTCCTCTGCCTGGCACTGGGTCTCGCATTCCCGTGGCTCTACACCGTCCTGCTCAATCCGGCCGGGGCTGTGCTGACGTCGCTGATGGTGCGCTAGATGGTACTCCATTCTGTCCTTCTCGCCGGAATCGTCCTTTTCGCCCTGCTGGCAGTGTTCCTCAAGGACTTGCTGCGTTCCGCCATCTGTCTGGCCGTGGCCAGTATCTTCCTGAGCATCGTCTTCTTCCAGCTCGGCGCGCCCTATGCGGCGGTATTCGAACTCTCGGTCGGCGCCGGACTGGTTATGGTGCTCCTGGCCTCGGCCATCGGCCTGACCCGCCGGACTCCCCCGGAGAACGAAGAGCAGGGCAGGTCACCTGCCTTGATTCTCCCGCTCATCGCCCTGCTCGTGCTGGCTGTCATTGATATCGTGGCGTTCACAGCCATGGGGAGCCGGCTCATCGCGACGCCCGCCGAAGGGCAAGCTGCCGGCTTCGCCGAAACCCTGTGGCGCGTAAGGTGGGTCGACATTCTCGCGCAATTGGGCATAATACTGGTGGGTGTCTTCGCGATCCTGGCGCTTTTCCGAAAAGAAGGCGGCCTGATCGGGCTTGGCCCGCGTGCCAGTGAGCCTGCCGACCCCACAGAGAACCATGAATCCTAGTGCCATCTGGCTGAACGACCTCGCCATCGTAGCCGCGCTCTTCCTGCTCGGGCTGGTCGGGTTGCTCGTGATGCGCAATCTTGTGAAGCTGCTCATCTGCGCCGAGCTCCTGACCAAGGGCGTGACCCTCGCGCTTATCGCTTCGGGCTTTGCGCGAAGCAACCCCTACGTGATGCAGTCAGTCGTGGTCACGCTCATCGTCATCGAGGTCGTGATTG
The genomic region above belongs to bacterium and contains:
- a CDS encoding NADH-quinone oxidoreductase subunit J is translated as MVLHSVLLAGIVLFALLAVFLKDLLRSAICLAVASIFLSIVFFQLGAPYAAVFELSVGAGLVMVLLASAIGLTRRTPPENEEQGRSPALILPLIALLVLAVIDIVAFTAMGSRLIATPAEGQAAGFAETLWRVRWVDILAQLGIILVGVFAILALFRKEGGLIGLGPRASEPADPTENHES
- a CDS encoding NADH-quinone oxidoreductase subunit K; translation: MNPSAIWLNDLAIVAALFLLGLVGLLVMRNLVKLLICAELLTKGVTLALIASGFARSNPYVMQSVVVTLIVIEVVIVAIALALVINLYRQTGSLDIRKLTDLKW